A portion of the Pseudomonas koreensis genome contains these proteins:
- the rluD gene encoding 23S rRNA pseudouridine(1911/1915/1917) synthase RluD has translation MSDKIELRAEVPSELGGQRLDQVAAQLFAEHSRSRLSAWIKEGRLTVDGAVIRPRDIVHGGAVLELTAEQEAQGEWIAQDIELDIVYEDDDILVINKPAGLVVHPAAGHADGTLLNALLHHVPDIINVPRAGIVHRLDKDTTGLMVVAKTIQAQTKLVAQLQSRSVSRIYECIVIGVVTAGGKINAPIGRHGQQRQRMAVMEGGKPAVSHYRVLERFRSHTHVRVKLETGRTHQIRVHMAHINFPLVGDPAYGGRFRIPPAANPTMVESLKHFPRQALHARFLELDHPTSGERMSWESPLPEDFVWLLTLLKQDREAFVG, from the coding sequence ATGTCCGATAAAATAGAACTTCGCGCAGAGGTGCCGTCCGAATTGGGCGGCCAACGCCTCGATCAAGTCGCCGCCCAACTCTTCGCTGAGCACTCACGCTCGCGCCTTTCCGCCTGGATCAAAGAAGGCCGCCTGACTGTGGACGGGGCGGTGATCCGTCCGCGCGACATTGTGCATGGCGGTGCCGTCCTTGAGCTGACTGCCGAGCAGGAAGCCCAGGGCGAGTGGATCGCCCAGGATATCGAGCTCGATATCGTCTATGAAGACGACGACATCCTGGTGATCAACAAGCCTGCAGGCCTGGTGGTGCACCCGGCTGCCGGTCACGCCGATGGCACCCTGCTCAACGCTTTGTTGCACCATGTGCCGGACATCATCAATGTCCCGCGTGCCGGTATCGTGCATCGTCTGGACAAGGACACCACCGGTCTGATGGTGGTCGCCAAGACCATTCAGGCGCAGACCAAGCTGGTCGCGCAATTGCAGAGTCGCAGCGTCAGCCGCATCTACGAGTGCATCGTGATCGGCGTGGTCACCGCCGGCGGCAAGATCAACGCGCCGATCGGTCGTCACGGCCAGCAGCGCCAGCGCATGGCGGTGATGGAAGGCGGCAAGCCTGCTGTCAGCCACTATCGGGTGCTCGAGCGTTTCCGTTCGCACACCCACGTGCGGGTGAAGCTGGAAACCGGTCGGACCCACCAGATCCGGGTGCACATGGCGCACATCAACTTCCCGTTGGTCGGCGACCCGGCATACGGCGGGCGTTTCCGCATTCCGCCAGCGGCCAACCCGACCATGGTTGAATCCCTCAAGCACTTCCCGCGTCAGGCCCTGCATGCGCGCTTCCTTGAACTCGATCACCCGACGAGCGGTGAGCGGATGAGCTGGGAATCGCCATTGCCGGAAGATTTCGTCTGGCTGCTGACCCTGCTCAAGCAGGATCGCGAGGCCTTCGTCGGATGA
- a CDS encoding PP0621 family protein yields MLRLLFWIALIFAAIWLWRKFKAPASSTRSPREQDAAPMVRCAHCGVHLPRDRALGNQQQWYCSQAHLEQGPGASGR; encoded by the coding sequence ATGCTTCGTTTATTGTTCTGGATTGCCCTGATCTTCGCCGCCATCTGGCTCTGGCGCAAATTCAAGGCCCCTGCCTCGTCCACCCGATCCCCGCGCGAACAGGACGCTGCGCCGATGGTGCGTTGCGCCCATTGCGGCGTGCACCTGCCGCGCGACCGCGCCTTGGGCAATCAGCAACAGTGGTATTGCAGCCAGGCTCATCTTGAGCAAGGCCCGGGCGCCAGTGGTCGCTGA
- the pgeF gene encoding peptidoglycan editing factor PgeF — translation MNWLTPDWPAPASVRACVTTREGGVSEAPFDSLNLGDHVDDRPEAVAENRRRLTDHFAIQPAWLQQVHGITVAHADPGIVATADASWTATPGIACAAMTADCLPALFCNRAGTCVAAAHAGWRGLAAGVLEATLDSLDVAPEDVLVWLGPAIGPQAFEVGPEVREVFVNQLPEAATAFAPSSNAGKFMADIYQLARLRLAKRGVTAVYGGGFCTVSDPRFFSYRRAPRTGRFASLVWLTR, via the coding sequence ATGAACTGGCTGACGCCGGACTGGCCCGCGCCGGCCAGCGTCAGGGCCTGTGTCACCACCCGCGAGGGCGGTGTCAGTGAGGCGCCGTTCGATAGCCTCAATCTGGGTGATCACGTCGATGATCGTCCAGAGGCGGTGGCCGAAAATCGCCGCCGTTTGACCGATCACTTCGCCATACAGCCTGCCTGGTTGCAGCAAGTGCACGGCATTACCGTTGCGCATGCTGATCCGGGCATCGTTGCGACTGCAGACGCCAGTTGGACGGCAACACCGGGAATCGCCTGTGCGGCGATGACAGCGGATTGCTTGCCAGCCCTGTTCTGCAACCGTGCCGGCACCTGTGTTGCGGCAGCCCATGCCGGTTGGCGTGGCTTGGCGGCGGGCGTACTTGAAGCCACCCTCGACAGCCTCGATGTTGCGCCGGAAGACGTTCTGGTCTGGCTCGGCCCGGCCATCGGCCCGCAAGCCTTTGAAGTCGGCCCGGAAGTACGCGAAGTCTTCGTCAATCAGTTGCCGGAAGCGGCGACAGCCTTCGCGCCGAGCAGCAATGCCGGCAAGTTCATGGCTGACATCTATCAACTGGCGCGCCTGCGTCTGGCTAAGCGTGGTGTTACCGCTGTTTATGGGGGCGGTTTCTGCACCGTGAGCGATCCGCGCTTCTTCTCTTACCGCCGTGCGCCTCGCACTGGTCGCTTTGCCTCCCTCGTTTGGCTCACCCGCTAG
- a CDS encoding outer membrane protein assembly factor BamD, producing MQVKHLLLIAILALTAACSSKEVVDENLSEAELYQQAQTDLDNNSYTSATAKLKALESRYPFGRYADQAQLELIYANYKNAEPEAAKSAAERFIRLHPQHPNVDYAYYLKGLTSFDQDVGLLARFLPLDMTKRDPGAARDSYNEFAQLTSRYPNSRYAPDAKQRMIYLRNLLAAYEIHVADYYLTRQAYVAAANRGKYVVENFQETPSVGDGLAVMTEAYQRLHLDDLAATSLETLKLNYPDHPSLQDGQFVPRVAEADNRSFLSKATLGLIESRPPLPPGETRANQDVQKQFQDAKDAIPNELKPKDENGDVIEEPEPESSDTDRSWFSYMTFGVFD from the coding sequence ATGCAAGTGAAACACCTGCTGCTGATCGCCATCCTCGCATTGACCGCTGCTTGCTCATCGAAGGAAGTCGTAGACGAAAACCTCAGCGAAGCCGAGCTGTATCAGCAGGCTCAGACTGATCTGGACAACAACAGCTACACCAGCGCTACAGCCAAGCTGAAGGCTCTGGAGTCGCGTTATCCGTTCGGTCGCTACGCCGATCAGGCTCAGCTGGAGTTGATCTACGCCAACTACAAGAACGCCGAGCCGGAAGCCGCAAAGTCCGCCGCCGAGCGTTTCATTCGTTTGCATCCGCAGCATCCGAACGTGGATTACGCGTATTACCTCAAGGGTCTGACCTCGTTCGACCAGGACGTCGGCCTGCTGGCGCGCTTCCTGCCGCTGGACATGACCAAGCGTGACCCGGGCGCCGCCCGTGACTCGTACAACGAGTTCGCGCAGCTGACCAGCCGCTACCCGAACAGCCGCTACGCGCCGGACGCCAAGCAGCGCATGATCTACCTGCGCAATCTGCTGGCCGCCTACGAAATCCACGTCGCTGACTACTACCTGACGCGTCAGGCTTATGTAGCCGCTGCCAACCGTGGCAAGTACGTGGTCGAGAACTTCCAGGAAACCCCATCGGTCGGTGACGGCCTGGCGGTGATGACCGAAGCCTACCAGCGTCTGCACCTCGACGATCTGGCGGCCACCAGCCTGGAAACCCTCAAGCTCAACTACCCGGATCACCCGAGCCTGCAGGACGGCCAGTTCGTGCCACGGGTCGCCGAGGCCGACAACCGTTCGTTCCTGAGCAAGGCGACGCTGGGCCTGATCGAATCCCGTCCACCGCTTCCGCCGGGCGAAACCCGCGCCAACCAGGACGTGCAGAAGCAGTTCCAGGACGCGAAAGACGCGATCCCGAACGAGCTCAAGCCTAAAGACGAAAACGGCGACGTGATCGAAGAGCCGGAGCCGGAATCCAGCGACACTGACCGCTCGTGGTTCAGCTACATGACCTTCGGCGTGTTCGACTGA
- a CDS encoding sigma-54-dependent transcriptional regulator — translation MNKSPRQKILIVDDEPDIRELLEITLGRMKLETFSARNLGEAQALLQREHFDLCLTDMRLPDGTGLELVQHIQKSNPHLPVAMITAYGNLETAINALKAGAFDFLTKPVELPRLRELVSSALRMPTAAGLSTAIERRLLGDSLPMANLRKQIDKLARSQAPVYISGESGSGKELVARLIHEQGPRASQPFVPVNCGAIPSELMESEFFGHRKGSFTGAVEDKPGLFQAAHGGTLFLDEVADLPLSMQVKLLRAIQEKAVRSVGGQQETVVDVRILCATHKDLEAEVAAERFRQDLYYRLNVIELRVPSLRERRDDIEALAMHVLKRLAKDTGQPEARLHPHALEALKNYRFPGNVRELENVLERAHTLCENRMIDAQDLRLSEGNCTADGALADLTQIDNLEDYLESVERKLILQALEETRWNRTAAAQRLSLSFRSMRYRLKKLGLD, via the coding sequence TTGAATAAAAGCCCACGGCAAAAAATTCTTATCGTCGACGACGAACCGGATATCCGCGAGCTCCTGGAAATTACCCTGGGACGGATGAAACTCGAGACCTTCAGCGCACGCAATCTGGGCGAGGCTCAGGCGCTGTTGCAGCGCGAGCACTTTGACCTGTGCCTGACCGACATGCGCCTGCCCGACGGCACCGGGCTGGAGCTGGTGCAACACATCCAGAAAAGCAACCCGCACCTGCCGGTGGCAATGATCACCGCGTACGGAAACCTGGAAACGGCTATCAATGCGCTGAAGGCCGGCGCATTCGATTTCCTCACCAAACCGGTGGAGCTGCCGCGACTCCGCGAGTTGGTCAGTTCGGCCCTACGCATGCCGACGGCGGCCGGCCTGAGCACGGCAATCGAGCGACGGCTGCTGGGTGATTCGCTGCCGATGGCCAATTTACGCAAGCAGATCGATAAACTTGCGCGCAGCCAGGCGCCCGTTTACATCAGCGGCGAGTCCGGCAGCGGTAAAGAACTGGTCGCGCGCCTGATCCACGAACAGGGCCCGCGCGCCAGCCAGCCGTTTGTGCCGGTGAACTGCGGGGCAATTCCGTCGGAGCTGATGGAAAGCGAATTCTTTGGCCACCGCAAAGGAAGCTTCACCGGAGCCGTCGAAGACAAGCCGGGGCTGTTCCAGGCGGCCCATGGCGGCACTCTGTTTCTCGATGAAGTTGCCGATCTGCCGCTGTCGATGCAAGTGAAGCTGCTGCGGGCGATTCAGGAAAAAGCCGTGCGCAGCGTCGGCGGCCAGCAGGAAACGGTGGTCGACGTACGCATCCTTTGCGCCACGCACAAAGACCTTGAGGCCGAAGTCGCGGCCGAGCGCTTTCGCCAGGATCTGTATTACCGACTCAACGTTATCGAACTGCGCGTGCCTTCCCTGCGCGAACGCCGCGATGACATCGAGGCGCTTGCCATGCACGTGCTCAAGCGCTTGGCCAAAGACACCGGACAACCGGAAGCGCGGCTGCACCCGCACGCGCTGGAAGCGCTGAAGAACTACCGCTTTCCCGGCAATGTGCGCGAACTGGAGAATGTCCTCGAACGCGCGCACACCTTGTGCGAAAACCGCATGATCGACGCGCAGGATCTGCGTTTGAGCGAAGGCAACTGCACAGCGGATGGGGCGTTGGCCGATCTGACGCAGATCGACAATCTTGAGGATTATCTGGAGAGCGTCGAGAGGAAGCTGATTCTGCAGGCGCTGGAGGAAACCCGCTGGAACCGTACGGCGGCGGCGCAAAGGTTGAGTCTTTCGTTCAGGTCGATGCGCTATCGGCTGAAGAAATTGGGCTTGGATTAG
- the clpB gene encoding ATP-dependent chaperone ClpB, translating into MRIDRLTSKLQLALSDAQSLAVGHDHPAIEPAHLMQAMLEQQGGSIKPLLMQVGFDVNSLRKELTKELDQLPKIQNPTGDVNMSQDLARLLNQADRLAQQKGDQFISSELVLLAAMDENSKLGKLLLGQGVSKKALENAINNLRGGEAVNDANHEESRQALDKYTVDLTKRAEDGKLDPVIGRDDEIRRTIQVLQRRTKNNPVLIGEPGVGKTAIAEGLAQRIINGEVPDGLKGKRLLSLDMGALIAGAKYRGEFEERLKGLLNELSKQEGQIILFIDELHTMVGAGKGEGSMDAGNMLKPALARGELHCVGATTLNEYRQYIEKDAALERRFQKVLVDEPSEEDTIAILRGLKERYEVHHKVAITDGAIIAAAKLSHRYITDRQLPDKAIDLIDEAASRIRMEIDSKPEVLDRLERRLIQLKVESQALKKESDDAAKKRLEKLQEEIERHEREYSDLEEIWNSEKAEVQGSAQIQQKIEQSRQELEAARRKGDLNRMAELQYGVIPDLERSLQMVDQHGKSENQLLRSKVTEEEIAEVVSKWTGIPVSKMLEGERDKLMKMESLLHKRVIGQEEAVVAVANAVRRSRAGLSDPNRPSGSFMFLGPTGVGKTELCKALAEFLFDTEEAMVRIDMSEFMEKHSVARLIGAPPGYVGYEEGGYLTEAVRRKPYSVILMDEVEKAHPDVFNILLQVLEDGRLTDSHGRTVDFRNTVIVMTSNLGSMQIQELVGDREAQRAAVMDALTSHFRPEFINRVDEVVIFEPLARDQIAGITEIQLGRLRSRLAERELKLELSPEAMDKLIAVGYDPVYGARPLKRAIQRWIENPLAQLILSGHFMPGDTATGKVENDEIVFG; encoded by the coding sequence ATGCGTATAGACCGTTTAACCAGCAAATTGCAGTTGGCCCTGTCCGACGCCCAGTCGTTGGCGGTTGGCCACGATCATCCGGCCATCGAGCCGGCGCACTTGATGCAGGCCATGCTTGAACAGCAGGGCGGTTCGATCAAGCCGCTGCTGATGCAAGTAGGCTTCGACGTCAACAGCTTGCGTAAAGAGCTGACCAAAGAGCTCGACCAATTACCGAAAATCCAGAACCCGACCGGCGACGTGAACATGTCGCAGGATCTGGCACGTCTGCTCAATCAGGCTGACCGTCTGGCTCAGCAGAAGGGCGACCAGTTCATCTCCAGCGAACTGGTGCTGCTCGCCGCGATGGACGAGAACAGCAAGCTTGGCAAGTTGCTGCTCGGCCAAGGCGTGAGCAAAAAAGCCTTGGAAAACGCGATCAACAACCTGCGAGGTGGCGAAGCGGTAAATGACGCCAACCACGAAGAGTCGCGTCAGGCGCTGGACAAGTACACCGTCGACCTGACCAAGCGCGCCGAAGACGGCAAGCTCGATCCGGTGATCGGCCGTGACGACGAAATCCGTCGCACCATTCAGGTTCTGCAACGGCGTACCAAGAACAACCCGGTCCTCATCGGTGAACCCGGCGTGGGTAAAACCGCGATCGCTGAAGGTCTGGCCCAGCGCATCATCAACGGCGAAGTGCCGGATGGCCTGAAGGGCAAGCGCCTGCTGTCGCTGGACATGGGCGCGCTGATCGCCGGTGCCAAGTATCGCGGTGAATTCGAAGAGCGCCTCAAAGGCTTGCTCAACGAGCTGTCCAAGCAGGAAGGGCAGATCATTCTGTTCATCGACGAACTGCACACCATGGTCGGTGCCGGTAAGGGCGAAGGCTCGATGGATGCCGGCAACATGCTCAAGCCTGCGCTGGCTCGCGGCGAGCTGCACTGCGTCGGCGCGACCACGCTCAACGAGTACCGCCAATATATAGAGAAGGACGCGGCGCTCGAGCGGCGTTTCCAGAAAGTCCTGGTGGACGAGCCGAGTGAAGAAGACACCATCGCGATTCTGCGTGGCCTCAAGGAACGTTACGAGGTTCACCACAAGGTGGCGATTACCGATGGCGCGATCATCGCCGCGGCCAAGCTCAGCCATCGCTACATCACTGACCGGCAGCTGCCGGACAAGGCCATCGACCTCATCGACGAGGCCGCCAGCCGTATCCGTATGGAGATCGACTCCAAGCCGGAAGTACTCGATCGTCTCGAGCGCCGCCTGATTCAACTGAAGGTGGAATCCCAGGCGCTGAAGAAAGAAAGCGACGACGCAGCGAAGAAACGCCTGGAAAAACTCCAGGAAGAAATCGAGCGTCACGAGCGTGAGTACTCCGATCTGGAGGAAATCTGGAACTCGGAAAAAGCCGAGGTGCAGGGTTCTGCGCAGATTCAGCAGAAGATCGAACAGTCGCGACAGGAACTGGAAGCCGCACGGCGCAAAGGCGACCTGAACCGCATGGCCGAGTTGCAGTACGGGGTGATCCCGGATCTGGAACGCAGCCTGCAAATGGTCGACCAGCACGGCAAGAGCGAAAACCAGTTGCTGCGCAGCAAGGTGACCGAGGAAGAGATTGCCGAAGTTGTGTCGAAGTGGACCGGCATTCCGGTGTCGAAAATGCTCGAAGGCGAGCGCGACAAGCTGATGAAGATGGAGAGCCTGTTGCACAAACGGGTGATCGGTCAGGAAGAGGCAGTCGTGGCCGTGGCCAACGCCGTGCGGCGTTCCCGCGCCGGGTTGTCCGACCCGAATCGTCCGAGCGGCTCGTTCATGTTCCTCGGCCCGACCGGTGTCGGTAAAACCGAGCTGTGCAAGGCGCTGGCCGAATTCCTCTTCGACACGGAAGAGGCGATGGTGCGCATCGACATGTCCGAGTTCATGGAGAAACATTCCGTGGCTCGTCTGATCGGTGCGCCACCGGGTTACGTCGGCTATGAAGAGGGCGGTTATCTGACGGAAGCGGTGCGTCGCAAGCCGTACTCGGTGATCCTCATGGACGAAGTCGAGAAGGCGCACCCGGATGTGTTCAACATCCTCCTGCAAGTGCTTGAGGATGGCCGTCTGACCGACAGTCACGGGCGTACGGTGGACTTCCGCAACACGGTGATCGTGATGACGTCCAACCTCGGCTCGATGCAGATCCAGGAGCTGGTCGGTGATCGTGAAGCGCAGCGTGCTGCTGTGATGGACGCGCTGACCTCGCACTTCCGGCCGGAGTTCATCAACCGCGTCGACGAAGTGGTGATCTTCGAGCCGCTGGCACGCGACCAGATCGCCGGGATTACCGAGATCCAGTTGGGCCGTCTGCGCAGTCGTCTGGCCGAGCGCGAGCTGAAGCTGGAGTTGAGCCCGGAGGCGATGGACAAGCTGATCGCCGTCGGTTACGACCCGGTGTATGGCGCGCGTCCTTTGAAACGGGCGATTCAGCGCTGGATCGAAAACCCGCTGGCGCAGTTGATCCTGTCGGGTCATTTCATGCCTGGCGACACCGCCACCGGCAAGGTCGAGAACGACGAAATCGTTTTCGGCTAA
- a CDS encoding sensor histidine kinase — protein MVAETANADQKQAQRLLRLYHLYRLSVGITLVLLISSNMDNSLLTSANDDLLRGGSWLYLIINMLLVVFLENTRRPAQLFALALVDVLLLCGLFYAAGGVASALGNLLVVSVAISNTLLRRRIGLLIAAIAAIGIVGLSFLLGFNHPLSANAYLQAGTLGALCFAASLLVQGLIRRLELSETLAEQRASEVVGLEALNALILQRMRTGILVLDEQRRVQLANHSAQSLLAHSHLQGHLIDDYSPALVDRLQLWRNNPTLRPQSLKIPGNGLELQPSFIALEQSPNQQTLVFLEDLAQITQQAQQLKLAALGRLTAGISHEIRNPLGAISHAAQLLAESEELDSADRRLTQIIQDHSQRMNRVIENVLQLSRRQQSAPQRLDLKPWLENFVGETREQANERQHIHLRINSGDFTTLMDPNQLRQILDNLIRNAWRHSAQLHEQAEVWLALFVDPDSQLAVLEVQDNGPGVSADEQAHLFEPFFTTSSQGTGLGLYLSRELCESNQARLDFKSRQGGGCFRITFAHGRKQS, from the coding sequence GTGGTCGCTGAGACCGCCAACGCCGACCAGAAACAGGCGCAGCGTCTGCTGCGCCTTTATCACCTGTACCGTTTAAGTGTCGGCATCACCTTGGTGCTGCTGATCTCCAGCAACATGGACAACAGCCTGCTGACGTCCGCCAACGACGATTTGCTACGCGGCGGCAGCTGGCTGTACCTGATCATCAATATGCTGCTGGTGGTGTTCCTCGAAAACACCCGGCGCCCGGCGCAACTGTTCGCCCTGGCGCTGGTCGATGTGCTGCTGTTGTGCGGTCTGTTCTACGCCGCGGGCGGCGTGGCCAGCGCGCTGGGCAACTTGCTGGTCGTCTCGGTGGCGATCAGCAACACGCTGCTGCGACGGCGCATCGGCCTGCTGATTGCCGCCATTGCGGCGATCGGCATTGTCGGCCTGAGCTTTCTGCTGGGCTTCAACCATCCCCTCAGCGCCAACGCCTACCTGCAAGCTGGCACCCTCGGTGCGCTGTGCTTTGCCGCCTCGTTGCTGGTGCAAGGGCTGATCCGGCGCCTGGAGCTCAGTGAGACCCTGGCCGAACAGCGCGCCAGTGAAGTGGTTGGCCTGGAGGCGCTGAATGCACTGATCCTGCAACGCATGCGCACCGGCATTCTGGTGCTCGACGAACAGCGCCGGGTGCAACTGGCCAATCACAGTGCGCAGAGTCTGCTTGCACATAGCCACCTGCAAGGTCATCTGATTGACGATTACTCGCCCGCGCTGGTCGATCGTCTGCAACTGTGGCGCAACAACCCGACCCTGCGCCCGCAGAGCCTGAAAATTCCCGGCAATGGTCTTGAACTGCAGCCTAGCTTCATCGCCCTGGAGCAAAGCCCTAACCAGCAGACGCTGGTGTTTCTCGAAGACCTGGCGCAAATCACCCAACAGGCGCAGCAACTCAAGCTCGCTGCGCTCGGGCGTTTGACCGCCGGCATCTCTCACGAAATTCGCAATCCACTGGGCGCGATCAGTCATGCCGCGCAGCTGTTGGCCGAGTCCGAGGAACTCGATAGCGCAGATCGGCGTCTGACGCAGATTATTCAAGACCACTCCCAGCGCATGAATCGAGTCATCGAAAACGTCCTGCAACTGTCCCGCCGTCAGCAAAGCGCACCGCAACGGCTGGACCTCAAGCCGTGGCTGGAAAACTTCGTCGGCGAAACCCGCGAGCAGGCCAACGAGCGCCAGCACATTCATCTGCGGATCAATTCGGGAGATTTCACCACGCTGATGGACCCCAACCAGCTGCGGCAGATTCTCGACAATCTGATACGCAACGCCTGGCGGCACAGTGCCCAACTACACGAGCAGGCCGAAGTCTGGCTGGCACTGTTCGTCGATCCCGACAGCCAATTGGCAGTGCTCGAAGTGCAGGACAATGGCCCCGGCGTGTCGGCCGATGAACAGGCGCATCTGTTTGAACCGTTCTTCACTACAAGCAGCCAGGGCACCGGTCTTGGCCTTTATCTGTCCCGTGAGCTGTGCGAAAGCAACCAGGCACGCCTAGACTTCAAATCACGCCAAGGCGGCGGCTGCTTTCGCATCACCTTTGCTCACGGACGGAAACAAAGTTGA
- a CDS encoding methyl-accepting chemotaxis protein, which produces MLLRQLNIAPRAALGFALIAVLVALLGVFALGQMSSIRDSEVAVENRWLPSIRGGDEIRELMLRIRTISLRMALDQDPANIATYRGQMDTRDKELSEKIAAYDKLVDTAEGQQLYDQFKKTFAAYRTGIAQSFTLAEQGKRDELTKLLLVDMKTVVDGSGKQLNDLADLFARQVAAESEKSAAHYETSRTIVTLFIALAALATVALAMLLTRSIVRPLSSAVDAAESVAKGDLTRPIETHGNDEVSRLLKALATMQQNLRETLQGISGSATQLATAADELSAVTVDSTQGLQQQNNEIEQAATAVNQMTAAVEEVARNAVSTSDATRQSSQSARLGQERVSETASAINALASDVQHTGELVQSLANQSQDIGKVLDVIRAIAEQTNLLALNAAIEAARAGESGRGFAVVADEVRALAYRTQQSTQEIEQMVQGMRSGSSLALDSMQASASRAASTLVLAERAGEALVTITASVHEIHERNLVIASAAEEQAQVAREVDRNLVNIRDLSVRSAAGADQTSASSHELSQLANALQGMVRRFQL; this is translated from the coding sequence ATGTTGCTTCGTCAGTTGAATATTGCTCCCCGGGCCGCCCTGGGATTTGCCCTGATCGCGGTGTTGGTGGCCTTGCTCGGTGTGTTTGCGCTGGGGCAGATGTCGAGCATTCGCGACAGTGAGGTAGCGGTGGAGAACCGCTGGTTGCCAAGTATTCGTGGCGGCGACGAGATCCGCGAACTGATGCTGCGCATCCGCACCATTTCCCTGCGCATGGCGCTCGATCAGGATCCGGCCAACATCGCCACCTATCGCGGCCAGATGGACACCCGCGACAAGGAGCTGAGCGAGAAGATCGCCGCCTACGACAAACTGGTCGACACGGCCGAAGGTCAGCAGCTGTATGACCAGTTCAAGAAAACCTTCGCTGCTTATCGCACCGGGATTGCCCAGTCATTCACTCTCGCCGAGCAAGGCAAGCGTGACGAGCTGACCAAATTGCTGCTGGTTGACATGAAGACCGTGGTCGACGGTTCCGGCAAGCAACTCAACGATCTCGCCGATCTGTTTGCCCGCCAGGTTGCCGCCGAAAGCGAAAAGTCCGCCGCGCATTATGAAACCTCGCGGACCATCGTCACTCTGTTCATTGCCTTGGCGGCGCTGGCCACGGTGGCGCTGGCGATGTTGCTCACACGCAGTATCGTGCGTCCCTTGAGCAGCGCCGTGGATGCCGCTGAAAGTGTGGCCAAGGGCGATCTGACCCGACCGATCGAAACCCATGGCAACGACGAAGTCAGCCGCTTGCTCAAAGCCCTGGCGACGATGCAGCAGAACCTGCGCGAAACCCTGCAAGGCATCAGCGGCTCGGCGACGCAACTGGCCACGGCCGCAGACGAACTCAGCGCCGTCACCGTCGACAGCACCCAAGGCCTGCAGCAGCAGAACAACGAAATCGAACAAGCCGCGACCGCCGTCAACCAGATGACCGCTGCGGTGGAGGAGGTAGCACGCAACGCCGTGTCGACGTCCGATGCCACGCGCCAGTCCAGTCAGTCGGCGCGATTGGGCCAGGAGCGCGTCAGCGAAACCGCCAGCGCGATCAATGCACTGGCCAGCGACGTGCAGCACACCGGCGAACTGGTGCAGTCGCTGGCCAATCAGTCGCAAGACATCGGTAAGGTTTTGGACGTGATCCGCGCCATCGCCGAGCAGACCAACCTGCTGGCGCTCAACGCCGCCATCGAAGCGGCACGCGCGGGTGAAAGCGGTCGAGGTTTTGCGGTAGTGGCCGATGAGGTGCGTGCGCTGGCGTATCGCACCCAGCAATCGACGCAGGAGATCGAGCAGATGGTGCAAGGCATGCGCAGCGGCTCGAGCCTGGCGCTGGATTCAATGCAGGCCAGCGCGTCGCGTGCGGCGAGCACCTTGGTCCTGGCCGAGCGGGCGGGCGAGGCGCTGGTGACGATCACGGCTTCGGTGCACGAGATTCACGAGCGCAACCTGGTCATCGCCAGCGCTGCCGAGGAGCAGGCGCAAGTGGCGCGGGAGGTGGATCGCAATCTGGTGAACATTCGCGACCTGTCGGTGCGTTCGGCTGCGGGTGCTGACCAGACCAGCGCGTCCAGTCATGAGCTTTCGCAACTGGCCAACGCGCTACAGGGCATGGTGCGACGCTTTCAGCTCTGA